In Yarrowia lipolytica chromosome 1F, complete sequence, a genomic segment contains:
- a CDS encoding uncharacterized protein (Compare to YALI0F27709g, weakly similar to uniprot|P38731 Saccharomyces cerevisiae YHL040c ARN1 ferrichrome-type siderophore transporter) translates to MEKCKQVFHEVFLSTAPVKHYPKKECNTNAKERGWTQKKIIIGWIFVYLYSSSKTIAQHLYPSLAPFATSHFSGLALLSSQSVVESAVFVVTRPAAAKIADHLGRLEGWCVVIIAHALGSILYAAAPNIGCYFAGTVFWEIGIVSGHLMMELYASDTSTTDTRVLWSSFIQTPSIWAPWISAPVLAGFLKVTTWRWGYGAFAIILPVCSIGTVIMMAYMRIRYERKAGGLGDFYSPGGPLRFIKSFDVVGLVTLCAGLILFFLPITLAAGSERWKLHSYIAMLTIGSFLIVFFTVWEYFPKAPFMPWRLFKSRVMCCSAALVFLMSLANKLYVPYFITWLMVVKGQSPKAATNVSSVLVVSSNVFGMFFAAPYMWWSGRPKRVLVFGCCFHLIGIGLTYHYRQPSSGLAIMIVAQCFEGVGRGCIYIPAATMAQAMFDKHKVAAVTALYFSSGGIGQVIGDAICGAIYRELYPRYIHKYAPDIPHKDLNLIINKIKKATKFPMGSLVRTEINHAFNETMRHMLVGPFACVGAMVIVSLMYPSIDLKSAARDGEVEGEDQMDEDDPMAIHGVPEGSGSESEHDQEEQFGEKDSREDTGSESEHANEKMSAERAAAGYINDNVMV, encoded by the coding sequence ATGGAAAAGTGCAAACAGGTCTTCCACGAAGTCTTTCTGTCTACAGCCCCAGTCAAGCACTAtcccaagaaggagtgCAATACCAATGCCAAGGAACGAGGCTGgacccagaagaagatcatCATTGGATGGATCTTCGTCTACCTGTATTCCTCATCCAAAACCATTGCTCAACATCTCTATCCTTCTCTGGCCCCTTTCGCTACCTCTCATTTCAGTGGTTTGGCTCTTCTGTCGTCTCAGTCTGTCGTGGAGTCAGCTGTTTTCGTTGTCACCCGTCCAGCCGCTGCCAAGATTGCTGACCATCTAGGTCGACTAGAGGGATGGTGTGTTGTCATTATCGCCCACGCTCTGGGCTCCATTCTGtatgctgctgctcctaACATTGGATGCTACTTTGCAGGAACTGTCTTCTGGGAAATCGGAATCGTCAGTGGACATCTCATGATGGAACTATACGCTAGTGACActtccaccaccgacaCCCGAGTTCTGTGGTCCAGTTTCATCCAGACCCCAAGTATCTGGGCACCTTGGATTTCCGCTCCTGTCTTGGCGGGCTTCCTCAAAGTGACCACCTGGAGATGGGGCTATGGAGCATTTGCTATCATTCTACCTGTCTGCTCCATCGGTACAGTCATCATGATGGCATACATGCGAATCAGATATGAGCGAAAGGCTGGCGGTCTGGGTGACTTCTATTCTCCTGGAGGACCCTTGCGATTCATCAAGAGTTTTGATGTTGTCGGACTCGTCACTCTGTGTGCAGGTCTCATTCTGTTCTTCCTCCCCATTACtcttgctgctggttctgAAAGATGGAAGCTTCATTCCTACATTGCCATGCTCACTATCGGTTCCTTCCTAATTGTCTTTTTCACCGTCTGGGAATACTTCCCTAAGGCCCCTTTCATGCCCTGGAGACTATTCAAGAGTCGAGTTATGTGCTGTTCCGCTGCCCTGGTTTTCCTCATGTCGCTCGCAAACAAGCTCTACGTCCCCTACTTCATCACCTGGCTTATGGTTGTCAAGGGTCAGAGTCCTAAGGCTGCTACCAACGTTTCAAGTGTGCTGGTTGTCTCCTCTAACGTCTTTGGAATGTTCTTTGCTGCTCCTTACATGTGGTGGAGTGGTCGACCTAAGCGAGTTCTTGTGTTTGGATGCTGTTTCCATCTCATCGGAATTGGCCTTACATACCACTACCGACAGCCTTCGTCTGGTCTAGCAATCATGATTGTTGCTCAGTGCTTTGAGGGTGTGGGACGAGGCTGCATTTACATTCCTGCTGCTACCATGGCCCAGGCCATGTTTGACAAACATAAGGTCGCTGCTGTGACTGCTCTATACTTTTCTTCCGGAGGTATCGGACAGGTTATTGGAGACGCCATCTGTGGCGCCATATACCGGGAGCTGTACCCTCGATACATCCACAAGTATGCCCCCGACATTCCCCACAAGGATCTGAacctcatcatcaacaagatcaagaaggccaccaAGTTCCCCATGGGTTCGCTGGTCCGAACCGAGATTAACCATGCCTTCAACGAGACCATGAGACACATGCTGGTTGGACCCTTTGCCTGTGTGGGAGCCATGGTCATTGTCAGTCTCATGTATCCTTCCATTGACCTCAAGAGCGCTGCCAGAGATGGCGAAGTGGAAGGAGAGGACCAAATGGATGAGGACGATCCCATGGCCATTCATGGCGTTCCCGAGGGAAGCGGAAGTGAAAGTGAACACGATCAAGAGGAGCAGTTTGGCGAGAAGGACTCCAGAGAAGACACCGGCTCTGAGTCTGAGCATGCTAACGAGAAGATGTCTGCTgaacgagctgctgctggttaCATTAACGATAACGTGATGGTTTAA
- a CDS encoding uncharacterized protein (Compare to YALI0F27753g, some similarities with uniprot|Q10451 Schizosaccharomyces pombe hypothetical protein), with the protein MCTNSVVFKSFSRTSHLARNLFSSTGSTYHNQQNQPGFFVSTSTLHRHNSQLVCYPPGPSYNPNNDGHSAANLLPPHTACLSAVTVNHNNASQLVSDEESLGEDSRLNLRRRQTLTKPAPVVYRRIQPASSTPPTKVVTVHSSEQLTKRRLATNATSSDYNSLYESLRSLQVSETVAKSVTPPSSPRITPIEDTVDVDTLEMPELMSDSSSVASETSVDVKPPVLPIRRPGDVQFLPPIGISSVDDCAILDTPPASPLAKTAEAVLTPTSASESRLNTLDDFNSELVTLSKQAKSSDSIGGVEQAVSDVLSLYQDLLTKHKPTVDTYTQVILCLTTQAMKLEKWLKSPKYTQSKETLQAVDTDKQRAQQLSKEFAILAAEIFFSSNAVTMQKYSAGIYETLLKSGSHVLPSQHVIHVVEALERVGMTPTLSCYMSLMDHFSAHKDYESMTAVYNSFKATLGSSVSSNNLGKIYSKFVVGMYLCGESAAAREFCESVTGDNELIRTVFSAAVEGLAATGQVEEAWTMVQRFQLDNGVSVSIEASSKLLSAVSQKVYNMTLKKGMLSIAHDVYLYCASHKGFTGPPTSSFYQSAARSEYIDVMMNSCNLEALSEVAEELYVTATALDASTLTRFTAFFVNMHHTKFALRFLCSQLEVAQFSETVTTEVVNTIFGVVMRKGKELDAQELASLVTAFSHISISESSFASLVSLLNMCWSRPSPISSLLEKSVTPLKCLEQFACLHMLWIKTASKTTNVTVVDELKARFGAIVDALMSQSCVFNQVFVSDIETTLNVLGMETGLFSKRQEQIQAKVEVSEAIPTPPASPPSLEIDQVLSRKVIAFARSKAPSIPQALKTLGDAVAAGSVLSVEAFLSVIEGASSKDTIRGAYAAAMDSVPHPSTSAAAWQHWKPIHRAVIVSGAAVDRHSASQAYQSLIAMGSHPCATGYGHLILNRVPLPTNTHDEAQDAVALFEEAVSHTQPTTFLFNIVLSKLSKARRFDSAMNIFSAMDKFPAKKTSVTYGTMISACCRAGNVGDAERLFEEMELDPSYVARAAPYNTMNQYYIHTARDAAAAKRTFARMQEKGVQPTAHTFKLLIDLHTCCSINIAAADSVLHMIEACGQQVTEHHLSSLLYARGVIMQDFPAAKAFYKNICTSRAVRPGTAIFQALIESYVANQRCHETPEVLEQMSRFGVPLTAYMTNSLIRGWAAQDFGKALGLFDAAYRNGKAEPSSYEAIIRACIYNGELQTASNILAMMQAASYPQPVVAKVHALLERVEQAQVDGWSYLMHNTFKSETIRI; encoded by the coding sequence ATGTGTACTAACTCAGTGGTGTTCAAATCGTTTTCCCGAACCTCGCACCTGGCGCGAAACCTGTTTTCGTCGACAGGTAGCACGTACCACAACCAGCAGAACCAGCCCGGATTCTTTGTGTCCACTTCTACgctccacagacacaactCGCAGCTAGTATGTTACCCCCCAGGACCTTCctacaaccccaacaacgACGGACACAGTGCAGCCAACCTGCTGCCACCACACACTGCCTGTCTCTCGGCAGTAACCGTCAACCACAATAATGCATCACAGCTGGTTAGTGACGAGGAGAGCTTAGGCGAGGACTCGCGACTTAACCTGCGACGACGTCAGACGCTCACCAAGCCCGCACCGGTCGTCTACAGACGTATCCAGCCCGCGTCTTCGACCCCTCCCACGAAGGTGGTCACAGTGCATTCTTCCGAACAGCTCACAAAACGACGACTGGCCACCAACGCCACTTCCTCCGACTACAACTCCCTGTATGAGTCGCTTCGATCGTTACAGGTGAGCGAAACGGTGGCCAAGAGCGTCACTCCTCCCTCTTCTCCTAGAATCACACCCATCGAAGACACTGTGGATGTGGATACTCTGGAGATGCCCGAACTAATGTCTGACAGCTCGTCCGTGGCGTCTGAGACTAGCGTCGACGTCAAGCCTCCAGTTCTACCCATCAGACGACCTGGTGACGTCCAGTTCCTCCCGCCCATTGGCATCTCTTCTGTCGATGATTGTGCTATTCTCGATACCCCTCCTGCATCCCCCCTTGCTAAGACAGCGGAGGCCGTTCTCACGCCAACCTCTGCTTCAGAGTCACGTCTCAATACTCTAGATGACTTCAACTCCGAGCTCGTGACGCTGTCGAAACAGGCCAAGTCCTCTGACTCTATCGGGGGCGTCGAGCAAGCAGTCTCCGATGTCCTGTCTCTATACCAAGACCTGCTCACAAAGCACAAACCCACAGTCGACACATACACACAGGTGATTTTGTGTCTCACCACACAGGCCATGAAGCTGGAAAAGTGGCTCAAGTCTCCCAAGTACACCCAGTCCAAGGAGACGCTGCAGGCAGTCGACACTGACAAGCAGCGGGCCCAACAGCTGTCCAAGGAGTTTGCTATTCTGGCTGCCGAgatcttcttttcctcaAACGCCGTAACCATGCAGAAGTACTCCGCCGGTATTTACGAGACTTTGCTCAAGTCTGGTAGCCACGTTCTGCCTTCTCAACACGTCAtccatgttgttgaggCTCTTGAGCGTGTTGGCATGACTCCCACTCTGTCCTGTTACATGTCTCTGATGGACCATTTCTCCGCTCATAAGGACTACGAGTCCATGACTGCTGTCTACAACTCGTTCAAGGCCACCCTTGGCTCGTCTGTCTCGTCCAATAACCTTGGCAAGATATACTCCAAGTTTGTTGTTGGAATGTACCTGTGTGGCgagtctgctgctgcccgaGAGTTTTGCGAGTCTGTCACTGGCGATAACGAGCTTATTCGAACAGTTTTCTCGGCTGCTGTGGAGGGCCTGGCTGCAACCGGTCAGGTGGAGGAAGCCTGGACCATGGTGCAGCGGTTTCAGCTCGACAATGGCGTTTCTGTCTCTATCGAGGCTTCTTCAAAGCTTCTCTCGGCTGTTTCTCAAAAAGTTTACAACATGACTCTGAAGAAGGGTATGCTTTCTATCGCTCATGACGTTTATCTCTACTGCGCTTCTCACAAGGGTTTCACCGGCCCTCCCACATCCTCCTTCTACCAGTCGGCTGCTCGATCCGAGTACATTGACGTCATGATGAACTCTTGCAACCTCGAAGCTCTCAGcgaggtggccgaggagctATACGTTACTGCTACTGCCCTGGATGCTTCCACTCTGACCCGATTTACTGCCTTCTTCGTGAACATGCACCACACCAAGTTTGCTCTGCGATTCCTGTGTTCCCAGCTTGAGGTTGCCCAATTTTCCGAGACCGTTACCACCGAGGTTGTCAACACCATTTTTGGCGTGGTGATGCGAAAGGGCAAGGAGCTTGATGCGCAAGAGCTCGCCTCTCTGGTGACCGCTTTCTCTCACATTTCTATTTCCGAGTCTTCGTTTGCCTCCCTAGTTTCTCTCCTTAACATGTGCTGGTCTCGACCCTCGCCCATATCTTCTCTCCTCGAGAAGTCAGTGACACCTCTGAAGTGCCTGGAGCAGTTTGCCTGTCTGCACATGCTGTGGATCAAGACCGCTTCGAAGACCACCAACGTGACTGTTgtggacgagctcaaggcccGATTTGGAGCTATCGTTGATGCTCTGATGAGCCAATCGTGTGTGTTTAACCAGGTATTTGTCTCTGACATTGAGACCACCCTCAATGTGCTCGGTATGGAGACTGGTCTATTTTCCAAGCGACAGGAGCAAATTCAAGCTAAGGTTGAGGTTTCCGAGGCTATCCCCACTCCTCCTGcctctcctccttctctaGAGATTGACCAGGTTCTTTCTCGAAAGGTCATCGCCTTTGCTCGATCCAAGGCTCCGTCCATCCCccaggctctcaagactCTTGGCGatgctgttgctgcaggCTCCGTTCTTTCTGTCGAGGCCTTCCTCTCCGTCATTGAGGGTGCCTCTTCTAAGGACACAATCAGGGGCGCTTATGCCGCTGCAATGGATTCTGTGCCCCATCCTTCCACTTCTGCTGCAGCCTGGCAGCACTGGAAGCCCATCCACCGGGCAGTAATTGtctctggtgctgctgttgaccGCCACTCTGCGTCTCAGGCTTACCAGAGTCTCATCGCCATGGGCTCTCATCCTTGTGCCACAGGATACGGACACCTGATTCTGAACCGTGTCCCCCTTCCCACCAACACTCACGACGAGGCTCAGGACGCCGTGGctctgtttgaggaggCCGTTTCCCACACTCAGCCCACCACCTTCCTGTTCAACATCGTGCTGTCCAAGCTGTCCAAGGCGCGTCGATTTGACTCTGCCATGAACATTTTCTCTGCCATGGACAAGTTCCCTGCCAAGAAGACTTCCGTTACCTATGGCACCATGATCAGTGCTTGCTGCCGTGCTGGTAACGTGGGTGACGCCGAGCGTCTGtttgaggagatggagctggACCCCAGCTACGTCGCTCGAGCCGCTCCCTACAACACCATGAACCAGTACTACATTCACACTGCCCGTGAcgctgctgccgccaagCGAACCTTTGCTCGAATGCAAGAAAAGGGCGTGCAGCCTACCGCGCATACTTTCAAGCTGCTGATCGATCTGCACACCTGTTGCAGCATTAAtattgctgctgccgacTCAGTGCTGCACATGATCGAGGCCTGTGGCCAGCAGGTGACCGAGCACCATCTTTCCTCTCTGCTGTACGCCCGAGGCGTGATCATGCAAGATTTCCCTGCCGCGAAGGCCTTCTACAAGAACATCTGCACTTCCCGTGCTGTCCGTCCTGGAACTGCTATCTTCCAGGCACTCATTGAGTCCTACGTGGCCAACCAGCGGTGCCACGAGACTCCTGAGGTGTTGGAGCAGATGTCGCGATTTGGTGTCCCCCTTACCGCGTACATGACCAACTCGTTAATCCGAGGCTGGGCTGCTCAGGACTTTGGAAAGGCCCTTGGCCTGTTTGATGCCGCCTACCGAAACGGCAAGGCTGAGCCTTCGTCATACGAGGCAATCATTCGAGCCTGTATCTACAATGGTGAGCTGCAGACCGCCAGCAACATTCTGGCAATGATGCAGGCCGCCTCGTACCCTCAGCCTGTGGTCGCCAAGGTGCATGCTCTTCTGGAGCGTGTCGAGCAGGCGCAGGTTGACGGCTGGTCTTATCTCATGCACAATACCTTCAAGTCGGAGACTATTAGAATCTAG
- a CDS encoding uncharacterized protein (Compare to YALI0F27731g, no similarity), with translation MTHTIQNTRKMKSFDLSRISRSLSFNNKQGTYPETPETDPEYFHTSIKPTQSEANTIHTTCARPRTLIAASCNKIHNGNTSAVPKITQSAPVSPQMSSINAQPWPELDLEIPALVPDSSSRDTSLSRIKSHDHLEVPLGHHHVSTIDEDRESMLSLTPTTHQQYHPHQYPMPVRGDLRCPSFVSRDSMDSARDYPCFHEPVFDVEFDNSSPLEGINPLNRVAQGSLVDDQQSVNLGPIKPRPEIKPLVHASTFTEDLVRFPSELVKLPNKINKKVKHRSSKLIKRPQVNIDIEELDSELERFETATNTACVENVESHKVQKKNSKKVDKKNGFNRMMMKVIRPFKSS, from the coding sequence ATGACACACACCATCCAAAACACACGAAAAATGAAATCTTTCGACCTGTCGCGAATCAGCAGATCGCTAtccttcaacaacaagcaAGGAACGTACCCAGAAACGCCAGAAACCGACCCTGAGTACTTCCACACCTCCATCAAACCGACCCAGAGTGAAGCTAATACGATACATACGACCTGTGCGAGACCCCGAACCTTAATTGCCGCATCATGCAATAAGATCCATAATGGGAATACAAGTGCGGTGCCCAAGATCACACAAAGCGCACCAGTGTCACCCCAGATGTCCAGCATCAATGCCCAACCATGGCCAGAGCTGGACCTGGAGATCCCGGCGCTGGTGCCTGACAgctcgtcacgtgatacctCGCTGTCACGCATCAAATCCCATGACCACCTGGAGGTGCCCCTGGGTCACCATCATGTGAGCACCATAGATGAGGACCGGGAGAGCATGTTGTCCTTGACCCCCACCACACATCAGCAATACCATCCCCATCAATACCCCATGCCCGTAAGGGGGGATCTGCGGTGCCCCAGCTTTGTTTCTCGTGACTCGATGGACTCGGCACGTGACTACCCCTGTTTCCACGAGCCTGTATTCGATGTTGAGTTTGACAACTCTTCTCCTCTCGAGGGTATTAACCCCCTTAATCGGGTGGCTCAGGGCTCTCTTGTGGACGATCAGCAGTCCGTCAACTTGGGTCCTATCAAGCCGCGTCCTGAAATCAAGCCCTTGGTTCATGCTTCTACCTTTACCGAGGATCTTGTTCGGTTCCCTAGTGAGCTGGTTAAGCTGCCaaacaagatcaacaagaaAGTCAAGCATCGAAGCAGCAAGCTGATCAAGCGGCCTCAGGTCAATATCGATATCGAGGAGCTCGACTCTGAATTGGAACGGTTTGAGACAGCCACAAATACCGCCTGTGTGGAGAACGTAGAGAGCCACAAGGTACAGAAGAAAAACAGCAAGAAGGTGGACAAGAAAAACGGCTTCAACcggatgatgatgaaggTCATTCGACCGTTCAAGTCGTCATAA
- a CDS encoding uncharacterized protein (Compare to YALI0F27687g, no similarity) has translation MTDSESPSPGHDSDTFDRNGSPLSDVSSPADTNTSASNPAHPTDDSSLTDTEASLKAQLAGFVEGLVDDTNITDTNTCSATVVAPLITAAPTTTTTTTITATASTTVSTTTAATTSIAVGAPSASGKSLTPAQSLARKLSEKPPTKLYKKTQTNRRRSPPVATNGPIAIAPAPVLRPLLPKPVVPIRPKKRAKSVGGASANSAAVPTTVAPSAVTQTPSVVRRASKTASANTSNTKASSTAAVNTTISPSSLSLPTKRKSSDVSTDSSLDMMLTPATTLDMSLDMSLSLDISQPNLDFWPDDLEWQDSGITQPKELNLEDIFYDLDEQIIA, from the coding sequence ATGACCGACTCGGAATCGCCGTCTCCAGGCCACGACTCGGACACCTTTGACAGAAATGGCAGTCCATTGAGCGACGTGTCTTCGCCggcagacacaaacacatcgGCCTCGAATCCGGCCCACCCAACGGACGACTCATCACTAACCGACACCGAGGCCTCTCTCAAGGCCCAATTGGCGGGCTTTGTCGAAGGCCTGGTCGACGACACAAACATaaccgacacaaacacatgtTCAGCTACCGTCGTTGCTCCTCTAATCACTGCTgctcccaccaccaccaccaccaccaccatcaccgcTACTGCTAGCACCACAGTGTCCAccacaacagcagcaaccacGTCTATCGCAGTTGGCGCGCCGTCTGCCTCGGGCAAGTCCCTCACCCCGGCACAAAGCCTGGCGCGAAAACTGTCGGAAAAACCGCCCACCAAACTGTACAAGAAAACGCAGACTAACCGCCGTCGGTCCCCTCCCGTGGCCACCAATGGCCCCATAGCCATTGCTCCCGCTCCGGTATTGCGTCCGTTGCTCCCCAAGCCCGTGGTGCCTATCCGGCCCAAAAAGCGAGCAAAGTCCGTGGGTGGAGCGTCCGCCAACAGCGCCGCAGTGCCCACCACGGTTGCCCCCTCGGCCGTCACACAGACACCGTCAGTCGTGCGACGAGCCTCCAAGACAGCCTCCGCTaacacctccaacaccaaggcctcttccacagccGCCGTCAACACGACCATATCTCCTTCGTCGTTATCGCTCCCCACAAAACGCAAGTCGTCAGACGTGTCGACCGACTCATCGCTGGACATGATGCTGACTCCAGCAACGACTCTGGACATGAGCCTCGACATGAGCCTGAGTCTGGACATTTCGCAGCCTAACTTGGACTTTTGGCCCGACGATCTGGAATGGCAGGACTCGGGAATCACACagcccaaggagctgaATCTGGAGGATATTTTTTACGATCTAGATGAGCAAATTATTGCttaa